One genomic region from Acidobacteriota bacterium encodes:
- the hypB gene encoding hydrogenase nickel incorporation protein HypB: protein MGWCIARLRRAGLDCEISRGLDWTRQGTLVVNLLSSPGSGKTALLEATLPKLKERYRVGVLEGDLETERDAQRIRAQGIPVIQITTGGTCHLESHMIEQAWQQLALEGPFDILFIENVGNLVCPASYDLGEHLRAVLLSVPEGDDKPAKYPKAFRGSQACLMTKCDLLEHFDFDLDEAARLARELRPDMKIFRTSARSGQGLGEWMDFLAERLQEARPQAV from the coding sequence CATCGCTCGCCTCCGGCGAGCCGGACTTGACTGTGAAATAAGTCGCGGCCTGGACTGGACCCGGCAAGGAACCTTGGTGGTCAACCTGCTCTCGTCGCCTGGCTCAGGAAAGACCGCCTTGCTTGAAGCCACCCTGCCGAAGCTGAAAGAGCGCTACCGGGTAGGCGTGCTGGAAGGCGACCTTGAAACCGAGCGCGACGCCCAACGCATACGGGCCCAGGGAATCCCCGTTATTCAGATCACCACCGGCGGCACCTGCCACCTGGAATCGCACATGATCGAGCAGGCCTGGCAGCAATTAGCCCTGGAGGGGCCCTTCGATATCCTCTTCATCGAGAACGTGGGAAACCTGGTCTGCCCGGCCTCTTATGACCTGGGCGAGCACCTGCGCGCCGTGCTGCTTTCGGTCCCCGAAGGCGACGACAAGCCCGCCAAGTACCCCAAAGCCTTCCGCGGATCTCAAGCCTGCCTGATGACCAAGTGCGACCTGCTGGAACACTTCGATTTCGACCTCGATGAAGCCGCCCGCCTGGCCCGCGAGCTGCGACCCGACATGAAGATCTTCCGCACCTCGGCCCGCAGCGGCCAAGGACTCGGCGAGTGGATGGACTTTCTAGCTGAGAGACTGCAAGAGGCGCGTCCGCAGGCGGTTTGA